A genome region from Nitrosopumilus oxyclinae includes the following:
- a CDS encoding HIT domain-containing protein, whose product MGCIFCDILDGKRDGHFLYEDEFHVAFLDKYPIDVGHSLVIPRKHHERITDMDSNDVGNVFAIVPKIAKAILDATGADAFSLAQNNGRAAKQIIPHVHIHIIPRYNSKGTVWTKRQISSDEELLELAKKVRSLI is encoded by the coding sequence ATGGGATGTATTTTTTGTGACATATTGGATGGAAAACGAGATGGCCATTTCTTATATGAGGATGAATTTCATGTTGCATTTTTAGATAAATATCCGATAGATGTGGGACACAGTTTAGTAATTCCTAGAAAACATCATGAACGAATTACTGATATGGATTCAAATGATGTTGGAAATGTTTTTGCAATAGTTCCTAAAATTGCAAAGGCTATTTTGGATGCTACAGGAGCTGATGCGTTTAGCCTTGCACAAAACAATGGACGAGCAGCAAAACAAATTATCCCTCACGTTCACATCCACATCATTCCAAGATATAATAGCAAGGGAACTGTTTGGACTAAACGTCAGATATCATCTGATGAAGAACTTTTAGAACTGGCAAAAAAAGTTCGCAGTCTTATTTAG
- the prf1 gene encoding peptide chain release factor aRF-1, which yields MPKIDIEKQDSVKIYKIRKTLEELSQKSGRGTELITVYIPKGKQLHEIINSLQQEQGTADNIKSDLTRSHVVDSLGKVVQRLKMYKKTPDKGLVVFCGALPPEEGGPLGSEVVTIWEIDPPKDLNQYLYRCDDHFHVDILKDMLKDDNLIGFLAIDAKDAGWGLLHGDKIEVLSQTGSGVAGKHRQGGQSAKRFQKLREMELSYFYNRVAQTTREYFIDIYPVKGLIISGPGPTKEDFINGNYLEYRLQNNIINTIDASYSGAEGIREAFAKSADILGNFRLVEEKKMVEDLFREINTNTGKGSYGLQEVIEYLKNNVVQTLLITDNTNLHRVEGKCKRCKHLQEEIVERPLVIPKKTEFSSKPCPGCNSMEVEVNEQDVVDYLQILSSKAGSQLEVVSGSAEHGNMLASLGKVGAILRYNPGHSK from the coding sequence ATGCCCAAGATTGACATTGAAAAACAAGATTCTGTTAAAATATACAAAATCAGAAAAACATTAGAAGAATTATCTCAAAAATCTGGCAGAGGTACTGAATTAATTACAGTGTATATTCCAAAAGGAAAACAATTACACGAAATTATTAATTCATTACAACAAGAGCAAGGAACCGCAGATAATATCAAATCAGATTTAACAAGATCACATGTAGTTGATTCACTAGGTAAAGTTGTTCAAAGATTAAAGATGTACAAAAAAACTCCAGATAAAGGACTAGTGGTGTTTTGCGGAGCATTGCCGCCAGAAGAAGGAGGGCCTCTAGGAAGTGAAGTGGTTACAATTTGGGAGATAGACCCACCAAAAGATTTGAATCAATATCTGTACAGATGTGATGATCATTTCCATGTAGATATTCTAAAAGACATGCTAAAAGATGACAACCTGATTGGATTTTTAGCAATTGATGCAAAAGATGCAGGCTGGGGATTACTACATGGAGATAAAATAGAGGTTTTATCCCAAACAGGTTCAGGTGTTGCAGGTAAACACAGGCAAGGTGGACAGTCTGCTAAAAGATTTCAAAAACTAAGGGAGATGGAACTAAGTTATTTTTACAACAGAGTGGCACAAACCACCAGAGAGTATTTTATTGACATTTACCCAGTAAAAGGATTAATCATTTCAGGGCCAGGACCCACCAAAGAGGATTTCATAAATGGGAATTATTTAGAATACAGATTACAAAATAATATTATCAATACAATTGATGCATCATATTCAGGAGCAGAAGGCATAAGAGAAGCTTTTGCAAAATCTGCAGATATTTTAGGAAATTTCAGATTGGTTGAAGAGAAGAAAATGGTCGAGGATTTGTTTAGAGAGATCAACACCAATACCGGAAAAGGATCTTATGGTTTGCAAGAAGTAATAGAGTATCTAAAAAATAATGTTGTTCAAACTTTGTTAATTACAGATAACACGAATCTTCACAGAGTTGAAGGGAAATGTAAGCGTTGTAAACATCTTCAAGAAGAGATAGTTGAAAGACCACTGGTAATTCCAAAAAAGACAGAATTTTCTTCAAAACCATGCCCAGGATGTAATTCTATGGAGGTAGAAGTTAACGAACAAGATGTGGTAGACTATTTACAAATTTTATCTTCAAAAGCTGGCTCTCAGTTAGAAGTTGTTTCAGGTAGTGCAGAGCATGGAAACATGCTTGCAAGTTTAGGAAAAGTTGGAGCAATACTGAGATACAATCCAGGCCATTCTAAATAA
- a CDS encoding DsbA family protein, with the protein MTQLYLLAIPIVIGIITGMFLAFYPETETNSSLLTTSNLIDDGSPIMGNSNAPITILEWGDYQCTFCYKFHQNTLETIQEDFINTGKVKLVFKDFPLNGPDSLLAAEATYCAEDQGKYWQYHDELYINWGGERTGWITRGSLENFANTVNLDLNEFNKCLDDHKYQNKVNAIHEFGKEIGIDATPSFLVFNGEKIIKIRGNQPLEVFLKTFEEL; encoded by the coding sequence ATGACACAGTTGTACTTGCTAGCAATTCCCATAGTAATTGGAATAATTACAGGAATGTTTTTGGCATTTTATCCAGAAACTGAAACAAACTCCAGTCTACTTACAACCTCAAATTTGATTGATGATGGCTCGCCCATTATGGGCAATTCAAATGCACCTATCACAATCTTAGAGTGGGGAGACTATCAATGCACATTTTGTTACAAATTTCATCAAAATACACTAGAGACAATTCAAGAAGATTTTATCAATACGGGTAAAGTCAAATTAGTTTTCAAAGACTTTCCATTAAATGGTCCTGATTCACTTCTTGCAGCAGAAGCAACATACTGTGCAGAAGACCAAGGAAAGTATTGGCAATATCATGACGAACTATACATCAATTGGGGTGGAGAAAGAACGGGTTGGATAACAAGAGGATCATTAGAAAATTTTGCAAATACTGTGAATTTGGATTTGAATGAATTTAACAAATGTCTAGATGATCACAAATATCAAAACAAAGTAAACGCCATACATGAATTTGGAAAAGAGATTGGAATTGATGCAACACCGTCATTTTTGGTCTTTAATGGAGAAAAAATAATCAAAATTCGAGGAAATCAACCATTAGAAGTATTTCTAAAAACATTTGAAGAGTTATGA
- a CDS encoding response regulator, whose product MSTTGIDSSDKEYENQLSEIIQGELINLYGGDGYNSIMQTMVKISGRREEEIITNYDLFAELTEGVFGRLAESKILGPIKLEMLKIGEENIQQKQTPEKKSLKLLIADDEPAILTLYKTFLEGKGKEITTATDGKKCVDIYKRTSNESENCFDVVILDQKMPFMTGLEAAIEILNINPRQKIIFASGYLEKTLLEVLTKIDRAIAVIEKPFSLDVLDHMINNTELFNKLDKININQEEKDIKTKLSEIMVVLENQI is encoded by the coding sequence ATGAGCACAACCGGGATAGATTCTTCAGATAAAGAATATGAAAATCAACTTTCAGAGATCATCCAAGGTGAGCTGATCAATCTGTATGGAGGTGACGGATACAATTCAATTATGCAAACTATGGTAAAAATTAGCGGTAGAAGAGAAGAAGAGATTATTACAAATTATGATTTATTTGCAGAATTAACAGAAGGTGTTTTTGGCAGATTAGCAGAATCAAAGATTCTAGGTCCAATTAAATTAGAAATGTTAAAAATTGGTGAAGAAAATATACAACAAAAACAAACACCAGAAAAAAAATCATTGAAATTATTAATTGCAGATGATGAACCAGCCATTCTAACATTATACAAGACATTTCTGGAAGGGAAAGGTAAAGAAATCACAACTGCCACTGATGGAAAAAAATGTGTAGACATCTACAAGAGAACATCAAATGAATCAGAGAATTGTTTTGATGTAGTTATTTTAGATCAAAAAATGCCATTTATGACAGGTTTGGAAGCTGCAATAGAAATTCTAAATATCAATCCACGTCAAAAAATTATATTTGCATCAGGGTATCTTGAAAAAACATTACTTGAAGTATTAACAAAGATTGATAGAGCAATTGCAGTGATAGAAAAACCGTTTTCACTAGACGTATTAGATCATATGATTAACAATACAGAATTGTTCAATAAATTAGATAAAATTAACATCAATCAAGAAGAAAAAGATATCAAGACAAAGTTATCAGAAATAATGGTCGTATTAGAAAACCAAATTTAG
- a CDS encoding CbtB domain-containing protein, producing the protein MSESQQISISKTGVSKLAILALAIVFAAGLFVVGFDQGHIFSLVYGEQAFTDLYIHELTHDMRHAAGFPCH; encoded by the coding sequence ATGTCTGAATCACAACAAATCAGTATTTCAAAGACTGGTGTTTCAAAATTAGCAATTCTGGCATTGGCAATTGTATTTGCAGCAGGATTGTTTGTTGTTGGATTTGATCAAGGACATATCTTTAGTCTAGTTTATGGCGAGCAAGCATTTACAGACCTTTACATTCATGAGCTTACTCATGATATGAGACATGCAGCTGGCTTTCCTTGTCATTAG
- a CDS encoding CbtA family protein has product MKTIIFITIVLLSGAFAGFIHGTVNFAIVEPYLDQAIGIENQNLFDSGEEEDNAEFWIEYEGYRTWQKSGQILAGVILGTSVGALFGIVFALSRNTLPGNHDVKKSLLLAGIMWFTLYLIPFLKYPANPPTVGDAETVVLRAILYLSFIAISGIGALVFYKVSKKLENNKKFISLIGYGIFISAVFFIMPENPDEITAPMNLVNEFRLMSVLGVSSFWISVGIILGLFWNRFESRKETTQYS; this is encoded by the coding sequence TTGAAAACCATTATTTTTATCACTATTGTTTTGCTCTCTGGCGCTTTTGCAGGATTCATTCATGGAACTGTGAATTTTGCCATAGTAGAACCATATCTTGATCAGGCAATTGGAATTGAAAATCAAAATCTCTTTGATTCTGGAGAAGAAGAAGACAATGCAGAGTTTTGGATTGAATATGAAGGATATCGAACGTGGCAAAAAAGTGGTCAAATTTTAGCTGGTGTAATTTTGGGAACATCTGTTGGTGCTCTTTTTGGAATTGTTTTTGCATTGTCTAGAAATACACTCCCTGGAAATCATGATGTAAAAAAATCTCTACTACTTGCAGGAATTATGTGGTTTACTCTATATCTAATACCTTTTTTGAAATATCCTGCAAATCCTCCAACAGTTGGTGATGCTGAAACTGTAGTTCTTCGAGCAATTCTGTATCTATCCTTTATTGCAATCTCTGGAATAGGTGCATTGGTATTTTACAAAGTGTCTAAGAAATTAGAAAATAATAAAAAATTCATATCTTTAATTGGATATGGTATTTTCATTAGCGCTGTATTCTTCATAATGCCTGAAAACCCCGATGAAATTACTGCCCCAATGAATTTGGTAAATGAATTTAGATTAATGTCTGTACTTGGTGTTTCGTCATTTTGGATTTCTGTAGGTATAATTTTGGGTTTGTTCTGGAATCGTTTTGAATCTAGAAAAGAAACAACTCAGTATTCATAA
- a CDS encoding ArsR/SmtB family transcription factor, whose translation MSRKLTLPQLKKYDITQKVIEALADSESRAILFSIIKKGNTAAELSYKLKIPLSSVYKKLKDLEELTLIEVEQWMLSDKGRKYKVYRSRISKADISIRKPEPVLTLIPN comes from the coding sequence ATGTCAAGAAAATTAACTTTGCCACAATTAAAAAAATATGATATCACTCAAAAAGTAATAGAAGCATTGGCTGATTCTGAGTCAAGGGCAATTCTGTTTTCAATCATTAAGAAAGGTAACACTGCAGCTGAACTATCCTACAAATTAAAAATCCCTCTAAGTTCAGTGTATAAAAAATTGAAAGATCTTGAGGAATTAACACTAATTGAAGTTGAACAATGGATGCTATCTGATAAGGGGAGAAAATACAAAGTTTATCGAAGTAGAATAAGTAAGGCTGATATCTCCATTAGAAAACCTGAACCTGTTTTAACATTAATTCCAAATTAA
- a CDS encoding ArsR family transcriptional regulator, with product MQKPTIIQLSEFDITQRIIESLSNVCTRSVLFSVKNESKDATQISDELKISLSTVYKTLSTLEDLALAEIDKYVISTEGKKIKLYRSRIGKVEITLEDLEPSLNLYSNTSNPKSNS from the coding sequence ATGCAAAAACCAACCATAATCCAACTATCTGAATTTGACATTACTCAGAGAATTATTGAATCCCTTAGCAATGTATGTACTAGATCTGTATTATTTTCAGTCAAAAATGAATCAAAAGATGCGACACAAATTTCTGATGAATTGAAAATTTCACTTTCAACTGTTTACAAAACATTGTCCACACTTGAGGATCTCGCTCTTGCTGAGATTGACAAGTATGTTATTTCTACAGAGGGTAAAAAAATCAAACTTTATCGGAGTAGAATAGGCAAGGTGGAAATTACATTGGAGGATTTGGAACCTAGTCTAAATTTGTACTCAAACACTTCTAATCCTAAATCCAATTCATAA
- a CDS encoding phosphate/phosphite/phosphonate ABC transporter substrate-binding protein, whose amino-acid sequence MKRQLTITLIAVFAAVGVLSVPLTQTVQAESLVPEWIKTNAGWWADGALDDETFLNGIEFLLESGIINVSSESKTTISEPLTIGFIPVEKADELTPKAQALETFLEHELGIDVEIVVPTNYETIIEGMRFGHIDAAFMDTGPAWITHQRTGAEAVMAELVAGKVNYQATVWALANNDSIQSLEDTVGKKVAFTSITGSSGFVRPMGTLVTDGHITIEGDDIVALESALANNFESYTFAGGYKAALQLLLNGKVDVAFGSDIAPQKYLELEDQVKLRPVTTIGPVPSHVFMVSSDMSDSTKKALVDALIQLNYDENNHILTDLYGAEALVPTTTTMHIGEFGSFIDALTGLDQKILDKYNKSK is encoded by the coding sequence ATGAAACGACAACTTACAATAACATTGATTGCTGTATTTGCAGCAGTTGGTGTTTTGTCTGTACCATTAACTCAGACAGTCCAAGCTGAAAGTTTAGTCCCTGAATGGATTAAAACAAATGCTGGTTGGTGGGCTGATGGTGCACTAGATGATGAAACTTTTCTAAATGGAATTGAATTTCTATTAGAAAGTGGAATCATTAATGTTTCATCTGAATCAAAAACTACAATTTCAGAACCTCTTACCATCGGATTTATTCCAGTTGAAAAAGCTGATGAATTAACTCCAAAAGCTCAAGCACTAGAAACATTTCTAGAACATGAACTTGGTATAGATGTTGAAATTGTTGTTCCAACAAACTATGAAACTATCATTGAAGGAATGAGATTTGGTCATATTGATGCTGCCTTTATGGATACTGGTCCTGCATGGATTACCCATCAAAGAACCGGTGCAGAAGCTGTAATGGCTGAACTTGTTGCAGGTAAAGTAAATTATCAAGCAACTGTTTGGGCACTTGCTAACAATGATTCAATTCAATCCTTAGAAGATACGGTTGGAAAAAAAGTGGCATTTACCAGCATAACTGGTTCCTCTGGTTTTGTTAGACCTATGGGAACCCTAGTTACTGATGGACACATTACAATTGAAGGTGATGACATTGTTGCTTTGGAATCTGCATTGGCAAATAACTTTGAAAGTTATACTTTTGCAGGCGGATACAAAGCTGCATTACAGTTACTTCTTAATGGTAAAGTAGATGTTGCATTTGGTTCAGATATTGCTCCGCAAAAATATCTTGAATTAGAAGATCAAGTAAAGTTACGTCCAGTTACAACAATTGGACCTGTACCATCACATGTGTTTATGGTAAGTTCAGACATGTCTGACTCTACCAAAAAAGCACTAGTTGATGCATTAATTCAACTCAATTATGATGAAAATAATCATATTTTGACTGACTTGTATGGTGCAGAAGCTCTAGTTCCAACAACTACTACTATGCACATTGGTGAGTTTGGTAGTTTTATCGATGCTTTAACAGGCCTTGATCAGAAAATCCTTGATAAATATAACAAGAGCAAATAA
- a CDS encoding phosphonate ABC transporter ATP-binding protein, with protein sequence MKQIQMTQNPSFSLISTNKIIQMSDVSTSYDSKNFALEKINLSIDRGTNYAIVGQSGSGKSTLLKLMNGMMVPSSGVIKIDYTTPDMNNKKFKKMMHTIGYIPQSLGLVKNITVLDNILIGSLPRLNKIQSFLKKFPEHEIIEAKRIISLVGLTGKENRKTYMLSGGEKRRVAIARALMQKPTILLADEIVSELDHVTAKEIMDLVADAQKQMNLTAIMVHHDMQLALEYANRVAVIKEGHKILEIGVEGDTIVDFQTGDMTTEEIMEMYDDDTKK encoded by the coding sequence ATGAAACAAATTCAGATGACCCAAAACCCTTCTTTTTCATTAATTTCTACAAATAAAATCATCCAGATGAGTGATGTATCTACATCATATGATTCCAAGAATTTTGCATTAGAAAAAATTAATCTTTCAATTGATAGGGGAACTAATTATGCCATTGTTGGTCAATCAGGCTCTGGAAAATCAACTCTACTGAAATTAATGAATGGAATGATGGTTCCAAGTAGTGGGGTAATTAAAATTGATTACACTACACCTGACATGAACAATAAAAAATTTAAAAAAATGATGCATACAATAGGATACATCCCTCAAAGTTTAGGGTTGGTAAAAAATATCACAGTACTTGATAATATTTTAATTGGATCTTTGCCTAGATTAAATAAAATACAGTCATTTTTAAAAAAATTCCCTGAACATGAAATCATTGAAGCTAAAAGAATAATTTCACTTGTTGGACTAACGGGCAAAGAAAACAGAAAAACCTACATGTTAAGTGGTGGTGAAAAACGTAGAGTTGCTATTGCCAGAGCATTGATGCAAAAACCCACTATTTTGTTAGCAGATGAAATTGTTTCAGAACTTGATCATGTTACTGCAAAAGAAATAATGGATTTAGTTGCTGATGCTCAAAAACAAATGAATTTGACTGCTATCATGGTCCATCATGATATGCAATTAGCATTAGAATATGCAAACAGGGTTGCAGTGATTAAGGAAGGTCATAAAATTTTAGAAATAGGCGTTGAGGGTGACACTATTGTTGATTTTCAAACAGGAGATATGACTACTGAAGAAATAATGGAGATGTATGATGATGACACCAAAAAATAA
- the phnE gene encoding phosphonate ABC transporter, permease protein PhnE — translation MMTPKNNIVIGIIVGLVLIASYNVEANPLEFAEGLPNLGIVLEEILVLENIIDNMKYVPTALLAMLETLQMAFIGTVIGVVIGLPFSMLAARNLNNKFVYAPIRAFLAIIRTFPSILWAMLFVIVVGLGPFAGVLAIILYTIGFVTKLQYESIETIDSDPMDAVTSIGVSKFQLIRYVVIPESASHLLGQMLYMFDYNVRQSTILGIVGAGGIGFYVVQYIKFFEYGKVAVFMFVVLIVVLGIDWASVKMRDKFIVKSQHGMEVTTKKFTL, via the coding sequence ATGATGACACCAAAAAATAATATTGTAATTGGGATTATTGTGGGACTCGTTCTTATTGCATCCTATAATGTTGAAGCTAATCCTTTAGAATTTGCTGAAGGTTTACCTAATCTTGGAATTGTTCTTGAAGAAATCCTAGTTTTAGAAAATATTATTGATAATATGAAATATGTTCCAACTGCTCTTTTAGCAATGCTTGAAACATTGCAAATGGCTTTCATTGGAACTGTAATTGGTGTTGTTATTGGATTGCCATTTAGTATGCTTGCTGCACGTAACTTGAATAACAAATTCGTTTATGCTCCAATTAGAGCATTTTTAGCGATAATTCGCACGTTTCCTTCAATTCTATGGGCAATGTTATTTGTAATTGTTGTTGGATTGGGACCGTTTGCTGGTGTCCTGGCAATAATTCTATACACAATTGGATTTGTAACTAAATTACAATACGAATCGATTGAAACTATTGATTCTGATCCTATGGATGCTGTCACTTCTATTGGCGTTTCAAAATTCCAATTAATTAGATATGTTGTAATTCCTGAATCTGCCTCACATCTTCTTGGTCAAATGCTTTACATGTTTGATTACAATGTTCGTCAAAGTACTATTTTGGGTATTGTAGGTGCAGGAGGTATTGGTTTTTACGTTGTACAATATATCAAATTCTTTGAATATGGAAAAGTTGCTGTGTTCATGTTTGTTGTGTTGATAGTGGTTTTGGGAATTGATTGGGCTAGTGTTAAAATGCGAGATAAATTTATTGTAAAATCCCAACATGGGATGGAAGTTACTACAAAAAAATTTACGTTGTAA
- a CDS encoding formate--phosphoribosylaminoimidazolecarboxamide ligase: protein MTAIATLGSHCSLQVLKGAKDEGLKTILVCEKKREKLYKRFPFIDELIIVDSFKEVLDQKCQTILEENNAVLIPHGTLVAQMSSEEIESIKTPVFGNKWILRWESDREMKEKLMREAKLPMPEPVTEPSQIEKLVIVKRQGAAGGKGYFMAANEEDYNSKRNQLISEGIISKDETLYIQEYAAGVLAYLTFFYSPLKEELEFFGVDQRHESDIEGLGRIPAEQQMKSNKVPSFNVIGNSPLVLRESLLDEVYKMGENFVKAAKRVVAPGMNGPFCIEGVYDENANFTSFEFSARIVAGSNIYMDGSPYYSLLFNETMSMGKRIAREVKTATELNQLDKITT, encoded by the coding sequence ATGACTGCAATTGCAACATTAGGCTCACATTGTTCTTTACAGGTTCTAAAAGGAGCAAAAGATGAAGGGTTGAAAACAATTCTTGTGTGTGAAAAAAAACGTGAAAAACTATACAAAAGATTCCCATTTATCGATGAATTAATTATCGTAGACTCATTCAAAGAAGTATTAGATCAAAAATGCCAAACAATTCTTGAAGAAAATAATGCAGTCCTAATACCTCATGGAACATTGGTTGCACAAATGAGTTCTGAAGAAATTGAATCAATCAAAACCCCTGTCTTCGGGAACAAATGGATTCTAAGATGGGAATCAGACAGAGAAATGAAAGAGAAACTAATGAGAGAGGCAAAACTTCCAATGCCCGAGCCAGTTACAGAACCAAGTCAAATTGAAAAATTAGTAATTGTAAAAAGACAAGGAGCTGCAGGTGGAAAAGGCTACTTTATGGCAGCAAATGAAGAAGATTACAATAGTAAAAGAAATCAATTGATTTCAGAAGGAATAATTTCTAAAGATGAAACTCTGTACATTCAAGAATATGCAGCAGGTGTTTTAGCTTATTTGACATTTTTCTATTCTCCATTAAAAGAAGAATTAGAATTCTTCGGAGTTGATCAAAGACATGAATCCGACATTGAAGGGTTGGGAAGAATACCAGCAGAACAACAAATGAAATCAAATAAAGTTCCATCATTTAATGTGATTGGAAACAGCCCTCTTGTTTTACGAGAATCATTGTTAGACGAAGTATATAAAATGGGAGAAAATTTTGTAAAAGCTGCAAAAAGAGTTGTAGCCCCAGGAATGAATGGTCCATTTTGTATCGAAGGAGTTTATGATGAAAATGCAAACTTTACATCTTTTGAATTTTCAGCAAGAATAGTTGCAGGTTCTAACATCTACATGGATGGCTCCCCCTACTATTCTCTACTATTCAATGAAACTATGAGTATGGGGAAAAGAATTGCAAGAGAGGTCAAGACAGCTACAGAATTAAACCAATTAGATAAAATTACAACGTAA
- the aspS gene encoding aspartate--tRNA(Asn) ligase codes for MIETELGTLRRSHYSDEINSSMDGTSVTVMGWVLTIRGHGNISFATLRDKNGDLSIVAKKGDCPDAIREKISALKAHSSIAIVGNVKASEKAPSGYEIIPTELRVFSDVEKIPPFEPTVKTVKNIDTRLEVRPIDLRRDVLQHIFKTRSLVLKSIRDYFGNQNFVEINTPKMIATATEGGAALFPIFYYNKEAFLAQSPQLYKEQLTMSFEKVFEIAPIFRAEPSRTNRHLAEAISIDLEEAFVDYTDVMNRIEEIIKVSISAVNDYVKDNPDSEFPTIQIPDIIPRYTYDDLIDRMQKAGAKTEWGDDLYPSNLKKIGLDGFYFITDWPLAPKPFYVKDSKSNPKVSESFDLMYGDLELSSGSTRIEKRDELAERMKNKGMKTDAFEYHLAAFDYGVPPHAGCGIGLERLIMVLTGTENIRDTTFYPRDVDRLTP; via the coding sequence ATGATAGAAACTGAATTAGGAACTTTACGTAGATCTCATTATTCTGATGAAATAAACTCCTCTATGGATGGAACTTCTGTCACTGTAATGGGTTGGGTCTTGACTATTCGTGGACATGGAAACATCAGTTTTGCTACATTACGGGACAAAAATGGTGATCTTTCTATTGTTGCAAAAAAAGGAGATTGCCCTGATGCTATTCGCGAAAAAATCTCTGCATTAAAAGCACATTCGTCTATTGCAATTGTTGGAAATGTCAAGGCATCTGAAAAAGCACCTAGTGGTTATGAAATAATTCCAACCGAACTAAGAGTGTTCTCGGATGTTGAAAAAATTCCTCCTTTTGAGCCCACTGTAAAAACAGTAAAAAATATTGATACTAGATTGGAGGTCAGACCTATTGATCTTAGACGTGATGTTCTACAACATATTTTCAAAACAAGAAGTTTAGTTTTAAAATCAATTCGAGATTATTTTGGAAATCAAAACTTTGTTGAAATTAACACTCCGAAAATGATTGCAACGGCCACTGAAGGTGGTGCTGCATTATTTCCAATTTTCTATTACAACAAAGAAGCATTCTTAGCTCAGAGTCCCCAATTGTACAAAGAACAATTGACGATGAGTTTTGAAAAAGTTTTTGAGATTGCACCTATTTTTAGAGCCGAACCTTCGAGAACAAATCGTCATTTAGCTGAAGCAATTTCTATTGATTTGGAAGAAGCATTTGTTGATTACACTGATGTAATGAATAGAATTGAAGAAATTATCAAAGTTTCAATTAGTGCTGTTAATGACTATGTGAAAGATAATCCTGATTCTGAATTCCCTACAATCCAAATTCCTGATATAATTCCTCGATATACTTATGATGATTTAATTGATAGAATGCAAAAAGCAGGTGCAAAAACAGAATGGGGTGATGACTTGTATCCATCAAATCTCAAAAAAATAGGACTAGATGGATTTTATTTTATTACTGACTGGCCTCTTGCACCAAAACCATTTTACGTAAAAGATAGTAAATCCAACCCCAAAGTTTCAGAATCATTTGATTTGATGTATGGTGATTTAGAATTGTCTTCTGGCAGTACAAGAATTGAAAAACGTGATGAGTTAGCTGAGAGAATGAAAAACAAAGGTATGAAAACTGATGCGTTTGAATATCACTTGGCAGCATTTGATTATGGAGTTCCTCCCCACGCCGGATGTGGGATAGGATTGGAGAGATTAATTATGGTTTTAACAGGTACTGAAAATATTCGTGATACTACATTTTATCCACGAGATGTGGATAGATTAACACCTTGA
- a CDS encoding Asp-tRNA(Asn)/Glu-tRNA(Gln) amidotransferase subunit GatC — protein MVTEEEIEHVSKLMRIEIDDHEEYVEKVHNMINYFDILDSAGVESEEISMPEISISQLREDEYIPFDDKLIEKLNHYKGTYVRAPKMSS, from the coding sequence ATGGTAACTGAGGAAGAGATAGAACACGTTTCAAAATTAATGCGAATCGAGATTGATGATCATGAAGAATATGTTGAAAAAGTCCATAATATGATTAATTATTTTGATATTTTAGATTCTGCAGGAGTTGAATCTGAAGAAATTTCAATGCCTGAGATTTCAATCTCTCAATTGCGAGAAGATGAATACATTCCATTTGATGATAAATTAATAGAAAAACTCAATCACTACAAGGGAACATACGTTCGTGCACCAAAGATGTCTTCATGA